One Mixta gaviniae genomic window carries:
- the panS gene encoding ketopantoate/pantoate/pantothenate transporter PanS gives MLAKITRLFPVWALLLSAAACYSPGTFIGIGPWVSWLLMLIMFAMGVTLHIDDFKRVLVRPAPVIAGTFLHYLVMPLAAWLLAKLFQMPPDLAAGMILVGSVASGTASNVMIYLAKGDVALSVTISSVSALVGVFATPLLTRLYVDTHVEVDVVGMLLSIIKIVAIPIALGLLVHHTLNRLVKRVEPWLPAFSMVCILLIISAVVAGSQSFIGSVGLVAIAAVVMHNAIGLLGGYWGGKLFGFDESTCRTLALEVGMQNSGLAATLGKLYFSPLAALPGALFSVWHNLSGSLLAGYWSGKPVKRP, from the coding sequence ATGCTCGCCAAAATTACCCGGCTGTTCCCCGTGTGGGCGCTTCTGCTCTCCGCGGCGGCCTGCTATTCCCCCGGTACCTTTATCGGCATCGGTCCCTGGGTCTCATGGCTGCTGATGCTGATCATGTTCGCCATGGGCGTCACGCTGCATATCGATGATTTTAAACGGGTACTGGTGCGTCCGGCGCCGGTTATCGCCGGCACCTTTCTGCACTATCTGGTGATGCCGCTGGCCGCCTGGCTGCTGGCAAAGCTGTTTCAGATGCCGCCCGATCTGGCGGCCGGCATGATTCTGGTCGGCAGCGTGGCGAGCGGCACCGCCTCTAACGTAATGATCTATCTGGCGAAAGGTGACGTAGCGCTGTCGGTGACCATCTCCTCGGTTTCCGCGCTGGTTGGCGTGTTCGCCACGCCGCTGCTGACGCGCCTTTATGTCGATACCCATGTGGAAGTGGACGTGGTGGGCATGCTGCTAAGCATCATTAAAATTGTGGCGATCCCCATTGCGCTCGGCCTGCTGGTTCACCATACCCTCAACCGGCTGGTGAAGCGCGTCGAACCCTGGCTGCCCGCCTTTTCCATGGTCTGCATTCTGCTGATCATCAGTGCGGTGGTGGCCGGCAGCCAGAGCTTTATCGGCTCGGTGGGCCTGGTGGCGATCGCCGCGGTGGTAATGCATAACGCAATCGGCCTGCTTGGCGGCTACTGGGGCGGCAAGCTGTTCGGCTTCGACGAATCAACCTGCCGTACGCTGGCGCTGGAAGTGGGGATGCAGAACTCCGGGCTGGCGGCGACGCTGGGCAAACTCTATTTTTCGCCGCTGGCGGCGCTGCCCGGCGCGCTGTTTTCCGTCTGGCATAACCTTTCCGGTTCGCTGCTGGCGGGCTACTGGTCCGGCAAGCCGGTGAAACGCCCGTAA